CGAAATATCCAAAGAAGCATGGGGGGAATGGATGAAGAAGCAAACTATGCTGATCAATGAGAAAAAACTGAACATGATGAACCTTGATGACCGCAACCTGCTGGAGCAAGAGATGATCAAATTCCTGTTTGAAGGGCACGATGTGCACATCGAAGGCTATACACCACCCGGCGAATAATATTGTTGGGGCCATGCTGTACTTTTATATACCCGTGATACTTCAAGTTGCCTGTGCGTGAGCTTTCCTCGCTTACCCCAGTCACTGACGGGTGACAGCGCCTGTGGATTAATCAGCCTCATTCCGGAGGTTCAGCCTGTGGCCCAGTACATGCGCTGTTCAAATCGCTTCCCGACCGATTTGTTGCCGCGTTGTTG
The sequence above is drawn from the Serratia symbiotica genome and encodes:
- a CDS encoding oxidative damage protection protein; this encodes MSRTIFCTFLQRDAEGQDFQLYPGDVGKRILDEISKEAWGEWMKKQTMLINEKKLNMMNLDDRNLLEQEMIKFLFEGHDVHIEGYTPPGE